The following coding sequences lie in one Peribacillus frigoritolerans genomic window:
- a CDS encoding type II toxin-antitoxin system SpoIISA family toxin, with protein MFFRVFVWVVFIALLAYVILSWKYKDKVSKRIEAIRKTWYIIFILGALIYWNFYPMSIFNEWKNFLIMAIVFILIDMFVFLSMYISKIGDNELSYATKAVAESDKLLTDNREKVKNMFHLLKKEGIPEYYQSNKEYLAYLSILLQAYAAKEGMNVKILPFKTEQDKQLVINGHPNLNGSTIRATLEREDTYYNDEEKMALQPVSILMEPYILDVKSESFVSEVDCLLIALLIMMFDMVIKQKPGGEDK; from the coding sequence ATGTTTTTCAGAGTCTTTGTATGGGTAGTATTTATTGCTTTATTAGCTTATGTCATACTTTCTTGGAAATATAAGGACAAGGTAAGTAAAAGGATTGAAGCGATTCGAAAAACCTGGTATATCATTTTTATACTGGGAGCTTTGATTTACTGGAATTTCTATCCGATGAGCATTTTTAATGAGTGGAAAAATTTCTTGATTATGGCTATCGTATTCATCCTGATTGATATGTTTGTGTTCTTGAGCATGTATATATCGAAGATTGGCGATAACGAGCTGTCCTATGCAACAAAAGCGGTTGCGGAGAGTGACAAACTTTTAACGGATAATAGGGAAAAGGTCAAAAATATGTTTCATCTCCTAAAGAAAGAAGGAATACCTGAGTATTATCAATCAAATAAGGAATACTTGGCTTATTTGAGCATACTCCTTCAAGCGTATGCAGCTAAGGAAGGGATGAACGTGAAAATCCTTCCTTTCAAAACGGAACAGGACAAGCAATTGGTGATAAATGGGCATCCGAACTTGAATGGCAGTACCATCCGTGCTACATTGGAAAGAGAAGATACGTATTATAATGATGAAGAAAAAATGGCTTTGCAGCCTGTAAGCATTTTGATGGAACCCTATATCCTTGACGTTAAATCGGAAAGCTTCGTTTCAGAAGTCGATTGTTTATTAATAGCATTATTAATCATGATGTTCGATATGGTCATAAAACAAAAACCAGGTGGTGAGGATAAATGA
- a CDS encoding sensor domain-containing diguanylate cyclase: protein MIQQDINYYKNFDSIAKEVLALLGQTIEVNTFFVSILNPIHSFMIKSFNRNAKLICEGDILPYNMVYCKLVAENGLEPLVIPNLVDHELTSVHPATKFIGNGCFMGAPLINEGEIIGTLCAFDIKPHEFKEYDLILIKSLAALISHTINLEKGIIRDPLSGLYNRNFIYNYFDYHIDKSNDEMALLYIDLDHFKIFNDSYGHDTGDDVIKKAAECFLQTVPEGSHVARIGGDEFIVLLHTAHCEDLMKSTQQNAELILNRLSTMPITINGIDHFVSASIGISFYPHHGTEMDSLLKKADRSMYMAKKSGRKNIQYFHPQ, encoded by the coding sequence ATGATTCAGCAAGATATCAACTATTATAAGAATTTCGATTCCATCGCTAAAGAAGTATTAGCTCTATTAGGTCAAACCATTGAGGTCAATACATTCTTCGTTTCTATATTGAATCCCATACATAGTTTCATGATCAAATCCTTCAATAGAAATGCAAAGTTAATTTGTGAAGGTGACATCCTTCCTTATAATATGGTTTATTGCAAATTAGTTGCTGAGAATGGATTGGAACCACTCGTTATTCCTAATTTAGTGGACCATGAATTGACTAGTGTCCACCCCGCAACGAAGTTTATAGGGAATGGGTGTTTTATGGGAGCTCCCCTTATTAATGAGGGTGAAATCATTGGAACATTATGTGCATTCGACATTAAACCTCATGAATTTAAAGAATATGATCTGATCCTCATTAAGTCTTTGGCAGCTTTGATTAGTCATACCATCAATCTTGAAAAAGGGATTATCAGGGATCCATTGTCAGGTCTTTATAATCGGAACTTCATTTATAATTATTTTGATTATCATATAGATAAATCAAACGATGAAATGGCCCTTCTTTACATCGATCTTGATCATTTTAAAATTTTTAATGATTCCTATGGTCATGATACTGGTGATGACGTTATTAAAAAGGCAGCCGAATGTTTTTTGCAAACCGTTCCCGAAGGCAGTCATGTGGCTCGAATTGGTGGTGATGAATTCATTGTATTGTTACATACAGCTCATTGTGAGGATTTAATGAAAAGCACTCAGCAAAACGCGGAATTAATATTGAACCGTTTATCCACCATGCCGATTACCATTAATGGAATTGATCATTTTGTATCAGCCAGCATAGGGATAAGCTTTTATCCTCATCATGGTACGGAAATGGACTCACTTTTGAAAAAAGCGGACCGTTCCATGTATATGGCTAAGAAATCCGGCCGTAAGAATATTCAATACTTCCACCCGCAGTGA
- a CDS encoding DEAD/DEAH box helicase has translation MGKLESIYPIAIENTKEKIIQDMDFYLENQETMPSYSAYISDRTTFIEQIWINVWINKASNDVPRKEKKAFLSERGFVTEGSDHKLINSMFRNELKKYRPFDGLTWIKKTFADNQEEWEKRYKNAREKFFRRQEEQRLAKQRWKIRARLQEEANTFFENNSLLLYLHVRYYIAGILTKDLKNKPKFQYVDPYLLEEQLVEEGGFQAAEYLMVTDFFEELTGDIHSLVGWGRNRYEYENYFFRYERLVSDFIMKLAPDKYLNHLSAALHHDFLESYGERLTVDALQGILSDELADLSQSCFDELQEEYLSDLLKLEGIPFNETLHEEIYEKDVENRERRKAEVLAEQARKRAEEQRMIDDIIGKAYTPSLGKKVRYVLHIGETNTGKTHKALEKMKEAESGLYLAPLRLLALEVFDKLNADGVPCSLKTGEEEKAVVGAKHVSSTVEMFHEKDYHEVIVIDEAQMIADKDRGFSWFRAITQANAKEVHIIGSNNIKMMLLNLLNEADLELHEYRREIPLEVEQKEFGLKYTKKGDALICFSRRQVLETASRLKESGHNVSMIYGSMPPENRKRQIELFNRGETSVVVATDAIGMGLNLPIRRIVFLENEKFDGTRRRRLTSQEIKQIAGRAGRKGIYDTGKVAFTADIKIMNKLLEQVDEPVQTFTIAPTSAVFERFQKYYRNLGTFFEMWERFEPPKGTKKASLSEERELYELIRDTEIEARFSLMDLYGFLHIPFSAKEPSLIRQWLETVEAIAENSDLPEPVIKTRNLEELELSYKAIGLHLLFLYRMGKRTEAVYWERIREEISDGVHDQLKDEMLNYQKKCKRCGKRLPDDSRFQICDACYHRGLRKTHRFN, from the coding sequence ATGGGAAAATTAGAAAGTATATATCCTATTGCGATTGAGAATACAAAGGAAAAAATAATCCAGGATATGGATTTTTATTTAGAGAATCAAGAGACAATGCCTTCTTATTCAGCATATATATCAGACAGGACGACCTTTATTGAGCAAATTTGGATAAATGTTTGGATAAATAAAGCGTCAAATGATGTGCCAAGAAAGGAAAAAAAGGCGTTTTTAAGCGAAAGGGGTTTTGTAACGGAAGGTTCAGATCATAAGCTGATCAATAGCATGTTCCGGAACGAATTAAAGAAGTATCGCCCGTTTGATGGCTTAACATGGATTAAAAAAACCTTTGCTGACAATCAAGAAGAGTGGGAAAAGAGATATAAAAATGCAAGGGAAAAATTCTTTAGGCGACAAGAAGAACAGCGGCTTGCCAAGCAGCGTTGGAAGATACGCGCGAGGCTTCAAGAAGAGGCCAATACATTTTTCGAAAATAACTCCCTTTTATTATATTTACATGTCAGGTATTATATTGCCGGTATATTGACAAAAGATCTTAAGAATAAGCCTAAATTCCAATATGTCGATCCATACTTACTTGAAGAACAATTGGTGGAAGAGGGGGGCTTTCAAGCAGCCGAATACCTAATGGTCACTGATTTTTTTGAAGAGCTTACAGGAGATATTCACTCGTTAGTCGGTTGGGGAAGGAACCGTTATGAATATGAAAATTACTTCTTCAGGTATGAAAGATTAGTTTCGGATTTCATAATGAAATTAGCCCCTGACAAATACTTGAACCATCTATCTGCTGCACTGCATCATGATTTTTTGGAGTCATATGGGGAAAGGCTGACGGTTGATGCCCTTCAAGGTATACTAAGCGATGAATTGGCCGATTTGTCTCAGTCCTGTTTTGATGAACTTCAGGAAGAATACCTTTCTGATTTACTGAAGCTTGAAGGAATTCCTTTTAATGAAACATTGCACGAAGAAATATACGAAAAAGACGTGGAGAACAGAGAGAGAAGAAAAGCTGAAGTATTGGCAGAGCAAGCCAGGAAGCGGGCAGAAGAGCAAAGGATGATCGATGATATCATCGGTAAGGCGTATACTCCATCATTAGGGAAAAAAGTTCGATATGTTTTGCATATAGGAGAGACAAATACCGGGAAAACGCATAAGGCCCTGGAAAAAATGAAAGAAGCGGAAAGCGGTTTGTATTTAGCTCCCCTTAGACTGCTGGCCCTTGAAGTGTTTGATAAATTAAATGCTGACGGTGTACCTTGCTCATTAAAAACCGGTGAAGAAGAAAAGGCAGTGGTGGGTGCTAAACATGTCTCCAGCACCGTTGAAATGTTTCATGAAAAAGACTACCATGAAGTAATCGTCATAGATGAAGCCCAAATGATTGCCGATAAAGATCGAGGCTTTTCATGGTTTAGGGCAATCACGCAAGCTAATGCGAAAGAAGTACACATAATCGGGAGCAATAATATCAAAATGATGCTTCTGAACCTTCTGAATGAAGCTGATTTGGAACTCCACGAATACAGACGGGAAATACCGCTTGAGGTAGAACAAAAGGAGTTTGGACTGAAGTATACGAAAAAAGGGGATGCGCTTATTTGTTTTTCGAGAAGGCAGGTACTCGAAACCGCTTCCCGGCTAAAAGAGAGTGGACATAATGTCAGCATGATATACGGAAGTATGCCTCCTGAAAATAGGAAACGGCAAATAGAGCTATTCAATCGCGGTGAAACATCAGTTGTCGTTGCCACCGATGCAATTGGAATGGGATTGAACTTGCCAATACGCCGTATCGTCTTTCTTGAAAATGAAAAATTCGACGGGACACGAAGAAGAAGGTTGACTTCTCAAGAAATCAAACAAATCGCAGGCCGGGCGGGTAGAAAGGGTATTTATGACACTGGAAAGGTAGCATTTACAGCAGATATCAAAATCATGAATAAGTTGCTGGAACAAGTAGATGAGCCAGTTCAAACCTTCACAATCGCCCCAACCTCTGCTGTATTTGAACGTTTTCAAAAATATTACCGGAACCTAGGGACATTTTTCGAAATGTGGGAGAGGTTTGAGCCCCCTAAAGGCACGAAAAAGGCATCGCTATCCGAAGAAAGGGAGCTTTACGAACTAATACGGGATACTGAAATCGAAGCGCGTTTTTCTTTAATGGATTTATATGGTTTCCTGCATATTCCTTTTTCGGCAAAAGAACCAAGTCTTATCAGACAGTGGCTGGAAACGGTCGAAGCGATTGCCGAGAACAGTGACCTTCCTGAACCGGTCATCAAGACAAGGAATCTGGAGGAATTGGAGTTATCTTATAAAGCGATAGGTCTTCATCTATTATTTTTATATCGGATGGGTAAACGGACCGAAGCTGTTTATTGGGAGCGTATCCGTGAAGAAATCAGTGATGGCGTTCATGATCAGTTAAAAGACGAAATGTTGAATTATCAAAAAAAATGCAAGCGCTGTGGAAAAAGGCTGCCGGATGACTCGCGTTTTCAAATATGTGACGCTTGTTATCATAGAGGGCTTAGGAAGACGCACAGATTCAATTAA
- a CDS encoding YqaE/Pmp3 family membrane protein: MLYLIAIIFPPLAVLLAGKPVQSVLNLVLTLFFYVPGLIHALLVVHDKKADKRMKQQTAIISKSKQTTK, from the coding sequence ATTCTTTATTTAATTGCGATTATTTTCCCTCCATTAGCCGTATTATTAGCCGGTAAACCCGTTCAGTCTGTGCTTAATTTGGTCCTCACACTATTTTTTTATGTCCCTGGTTTAATTCATGCACTCTTAGTGGTGCATGATAAGAAAGCTGATAAACGAATGAAGCAGCAAACAGCAATTATTTCTAAATCGAAACAAACGACTAAGTGA
- a CDS encoding four-helix bundle copper-binding protein produces MPHENYSSVIQTLNDCMSACNHCYDACLKEDHVNMMVECIRLDRECADICSYLEQAIARGTPFISELAEVCAKICESCGNECKKHDHEHCQKCAEACLRCAEECRKLVA; encoded by the coding sequence ATGCCACATGAGAATTATTCATCTGTTATCCAAACTTTAAATGATTGTATGTCCGCGTGTAATCATTGCTACGACGCATGCTTAAAAGAAGATCATGTAAACATGATGGTGGAATGCATTCGCTTGGATCGGGAATGTGCGGATATTTGCTCTTATTTAGAACAGGCGATAGCAAGAGGAACACCGTTTATTTCAGAGTTGGCTGAAGTGTGTGCCAAGATTTGTGAAAGCTGCGGAAACGAATGTAAAAAACACGATCATGAACATTGTCAAAAATGTGCTGAGGCATGCTTGAGATGCGCAGAAGAATGCAGAAAATTAGTCGCTTGA
- a CDS encoding DUF948 domain-containing protein, whose amino-acid sequence MKMFIKLSVASVSGAVVYLIYNVNQTLRKGMGTLEETNKTLEEVRNAVHGLTQESKQLIHFANQITADVKGKMENVDPLLESAQDVGEMIHNVTNSMKEASLEGRHKELSAPTAPLIRTEAEGVQIKIK is encoded by the coding sequence ATGAAAATGTTTATTAAATTAAGTGTGGCCAGTGTCTCCGGAGCTGTCGTGTATTTGATATATAATGTCAACCAAACGCTGCGTAAAGGAATGGGAACACTTGAAGAAACAAATAAAACACTGGAAGAGGTAAGGAATGCAGTACATGGATTGACGCAAGAGTCCAAACAATTGATCCACTTTGCCAATCAAATTACTGCGGATGTAAAAGGGAAGATGGAAAATGTCGATCCATTGCTAGAATCCGCTCAAGATGTTGGGGAAATGATTCATAATGTAACCAATTCCATGAAAGAAGCCAGTTTGGAAGGCCGCCACAAGGAATTATCCGCTCCGACAGCTCCTTTGATTCGAACTGAAGCTGAGGGGGTTCAAATCAAAATCAAGTAG
- a CDS encoding DUF948 domain-containing protein, translating to MIIEYSVAAIALAFIWLVVFLISTLQKGMVTIGEANQTLAEVRNAIHDLSGESKQLLQTANEITDDVKTKMKTVEPLLDSAQDVGEAIHSVTDSVKKATNGFRTEFSPKKINAIKPKSQFR from the coding sequence TTGATTATTGAATATAGTGTAGCTGCGATCGCCTTAGCCTTCATTTGGTTGGTCGTATTTTTAATCAGTACCCTTCAAAAGGGAATGGTCACGATAGGAGAAGCCAATCAAACCTTGGCTGAAGTGAGAAATGCCATCCACGATCTATCCGGCGAATCGAAACAACTATTGCAAACTGCAAATGAAATCACCGACGATGTAAAAACTAAAATGAAAACGGTTGAACCATTATTGGATTCTGCCCAGGATGTTGGTGAAGCGATACATTCAGTTACAGACTCTGTTAAAAAAGCCACTAACGGTTTTCGTACAGAGTTTTCCCCGAAAAAAATCAATGCCATCAAACCCAAAAGCCAATTTAGATAA
- a CDS encoding DUF3934 family protein, translated as MSKAKAKSGTGKGTGTGTGKKGWNRWKTSANKKKSAKPYVSKGVKHSNDSKASGHAAGDKTDK; from the coding sequence ATGAGTAAAGCTAAGGCTAAGAGCGGAACTGGTAAAGGTACCGGCACAGGAACGGGCAAGAAGGGCTGGAATCGTTGGAAAACAAGTGCCAATAAGAAAAAAAGCGCCAAACCATATGTAAGTAAAGGCGTCAAACATTCCAATGACTCAAAAGCATCCGGTCATGCTGCAGGCGACAAGACAGATAAATAA
- a CDS encoding oligosaccharide flippase family protein, translating into MKSFYKGTLILIVAAFFGECIEFLVNMLLARELHEEGMGLYMSILPIFFLIYVIASLELHISISKFVAENKQAMHYNLIIHALKMAAVVVLVMCVVMPFILSFSSIMDKYHPYIKWLLITLIPIVAFSSIARGYFMGVQQMGKIAFSNFLKDIIQFGLLFLIFDLFHFNQEKSLLMAFFVLIGSEFLVFLYLINLLVLQMRIMRRGTNSRTTGKHARQKLLAVSLPTMGLRIFHAITNAIQPFLIHTALLSAGFGAVVATEHFGMLTGVAMTIGFFPAFIAHSLMIMLIPNVSNAYKRQDKEKLRVLLQKSMSFTVLYGVPAVIFIYFFAEPLTSLFFSSTSAAYYLKLLCPYFLFHFFVIPMQAYLIGLGLVKDAFIHTVWSHIVAFLMMYILGSQASLNMGGIILGMNTGAVLLTFMHYLTICKKIGISILLTKSRSISIK; encoded by the coding sequence ATGAAGTCTTTTTATAAAGGAACGCTCATTTTGATTGTTGCAGCGTTTTTTGGTGAATGTATCGAATTTTTAGTGAACATGCTCCTAGCCAGGGAATTACACGAAGAGGGCATGGGGCTTTATATGTCGATATTGCCAATTTTCTTTTTGATATATGTGATCGCCAGCCTTGAATTACATATTTCTATTTCAAAATTCGTTGCGGAAAATAAACAGGCAATGCATTATAATCTTATCATTCATGCACTTAAAATGGCTGCAGTCGTCGTATTGGTAATGTGTGTAGTCATGCCTTTCATACTTTCCTTCTCATCCATAATGGACAAATACCATCCCTATATTAAATGGCTGCTCATCACATTGATCCCAATAGTTGCCTTTTCGTCGATTGCAAGAGGCTATTTCATGGGTGTTCAGCAAATGGGGAAAATTGCCTTTTCCAACTTTTTAAAGGATATCATTCAATTCGGCTTGCTTTTCCTCATCTTTGACTTATTTCATTTTAACCAGGAAAAGTCATTGTTGATGGCCTTTTTTGTTTTGATTGGCAGTGAGTTCCTCGTTTTTCTATACTTGATCAACCTTTTGGTTCTTCAAATGCGAATCATGAGGCGCGGTACAAACTCACGGACAACCGGTAAACATGCCCGGCAAAAGTTATTGGCGGTTTCGCTGCCCACCATGGGGTTAAGGATCTTTCATGCGATAACAAATGCGATCCAACCTTTTTTGATCCACACCGCCCTTCTATCTGCAGGATTCGGTGCGGTAGTGGCTACAGAGCATTTTGGAATGCTCACTGGAGTAGCGATGACGATCGGCTTCTTCCCAGCCTTTATCGCACATTCCTTAATGATCATGCTCATTCCGAATGTTTCGAATGCTTACAAGAGGCAGGATAAGGAAAAATTGAGGGTTTTATTGCAAAAATCGATGTCTTTCACCGTACTGTATGGAGTTCCGGCTGTGATCTTCATATATTTCTTTGCGGAACCTTTGACCTCCCTCTTTTTTTCTTCAACATCTGCCGCATACTATTTAAAGTTATTATGTCCTTATTTCCTTTTTCATTTTTTTGTCATTCCCATGCAAGCCTATCTCATCGGCCTTGGTTTAGTGAAGGATGCTTTCATCCATACCGTATGGTCCCATATTGTTGCGTTTTTAATGATGTATATCCTAGGGTCTCAGGCTTCTCTTAATATGGGAGGAATCATTTTAGGAATGAATACAGGCGCTGTATTATTAACTTTCATGCACTACTTGACCATTTGCAAAAAAATCGGCATAAGCATCTTACTGACGAAATCAAGATCGATATCGATAAAGTGA
- a CDS encoding amino acid permease → MKTAENQPNELKRSMKARHLFMISIGGCIGTGFFIGSGYTIHEAGAFGAILSYIVGGFIMYLTMLCLGELSVAMPVSGSFQTYATKFIGPGTGFAIGWLYWLGWAVTVALEFLAAGQLMQRWFPESPVWMWCAIFAFLIFSLNALSAKAFGESEFVFSSIKVLAIILFIIVGGAAMFGMIDMKGGQEAPFFSNFFAEGLFPNGISALLITMITVNFSFQGTELIGIAAGESENPEKVIPKSIKQTVWRTLFFFVLSVTVLSAMIPREKAGISESPFVVVLDSIGVPYAADIMNFIILTALLSVANSGLYAATRMLYSLSREGMASPKLGLVNKRGIPLNALLITLAIAGLSLLSSVVAADTIFVFLLSLAGLGAQIGWIAISASLLAFRRSYTRQGGKIEDLKFKVPLYPFIPILALITNCIVMISLAFVPEQRMALYCGGAFFLGCYAVYHFRVKKIKKIETPKQEVELNAGKKMVI, encoded by the coding sequence ATGAAAACAGCAGAAAATCAACCAAATGAATTAAAACGGAGCATGAAAGCAAGACATTTATTTATGATTTCAATAGGGGGATGTATTGGTACGGGCTTTTTCATCGGTTCAGGCTATACCATTCATGAAGCAGGAGCCTTCGGTGCTATCCTCTCTTACATAGTCGGCGGCTTCATCATGTATTTAACGATGCTTTGCCTTGGTGAACTATCAGTTGCCATGCCTGTATCCGGTTCGTTTCAGACATATGCGACTAAGTTCATCGGTCCTGGAACCGGATTTGCCATCGGATGGCTATACTGGTTAGGTTGGGCCGTTACAGTTGCCTTAGAGTTTCTGGCAGCAGGACAGCTAATGCAAAGATGGTTTCCTGAATCACCCGTTTGGATGTGGTGCGCAATCTTTGCTTTTCTCATCTTTTCACTGAACGCCTTATCAGCAAAGGCATTTGGCGAATCGGAGTTTGTTTTTTCCAGCATAAAAGTATTGGCCATCATTCTTTTCATCATCGTTGGCGGTGCTGCTATGTTTGGTATGATTGATATGAAAGGTGGACAAGAAGCTCCATTTTTCTCTAACTTTTTCGCTGAGGGTCTTTTCCCCAATGGGATATCGGCCCTGCTAATCACAATGATTACAGTAAACTTTTCCTTCCAGGGCACTGAATTAATCGGAATAGCCGCTGGAGAAAGTGAAAACCCGGAAAAGGTCATACCAAAATCCATCAAACAAACCGTTTGGAGAACCCTTTTCTTCTTTGTTCTTTCTGTCACTGTACTTTCGGCGATGATCCCAAGGGAAAAAGCCGGTATCTCAGAAAGTCCATTCGTTGTTGTACTTGATAGTATCGGAGTTCCGTATGCAGCTGACATCATGAACTTCATCATTCTTACAGCACTATTGTCAGTGGCGAACTCCGGTCTTTATGCTGCGACACGTATGCTCTACTCGCTTTCAAGGGAAGGTATGGCAAGTCCGAAGCTCGGTTTGGTGAATAAGAGAGGGATTCCGCTCAATGCCCTGCTCATCACCCTGGCGATTGCCGGTTTATCATTACTTTCAAGTGTAGTAGCTGCAGACACAATATTTGTCTTTCTTCTCTCCCTTGCAGGGTTAGGTGCACAAATTGGCTGGATTGCCATATCGGCTAGTCTTCTTGCTTTTAGAAGATCCTATACCCGCCAAGGCGGAAAGATAGAAGATCTGAAATTTAAAGTTCCGCTATACCCATTCATCCCTATACTTGCATTAATAACAAACTGCATCGTCATGATCAGTTTAGCATTTGTTCCTGAGCAGCGAATGGCTCTTTATTGCGGGGGAGCATTCTTCCTTGGATGTTATGCGGTTTATCACTTTAGAGTGAAGAAAATCAAGAAAATAGAAACTCCCAAGCAGGAAGTTGAATTAAATGCCGGTAAAAAAATGGTCATTTGA
- the rocF gene encoding arginase, translated as MKKEISIIGVPMDLGQTRRGVDMGPSAIRYAGLSERLENIGYTVRDEGDIKVEIQERAQSDSDTNLKNLQDVAEGNEKLSQKVDEVIQANRFPLVLGGDHSIAIGTLAGLAKHTENLGVIWYDAHGDLNTAETSPSGNIHGMSLAVSLGLGHPALTKIGGYSPKVKPENIVIIGARSLDQGEKELIREKGIKVYTMHEIDRMGMTKVMEESIAYLKERTDLVHLSLDLDGLDPDDAPGVGTPVMGGISYRESHLAMEMLAEANIITSAEFVEINPILDEHNKTAEVAVALMGSLLGEKLLYGAEDHISPDLLAHVK; from the coding sequence ATGAAAAAGGAAATTTCAATCATTGGTGTGCCAATGGATCTTGGTCAAACTAGAAGAGGAGTGGATATGGGGCCTAGTGCCATCAGATATGCAGGATTGAGTGAAAGACTTGAAAACATTGGCTATACTGTCCGTGATGAAGGTGATATTAAAGTAGAAATACAGGAAAGAGCACAAAGTGATAGTGACACAAATTTGAAGAATCTGCAGGACGTAGCAGAAGGTAATGAAAAATTGAGTCAAAAAGTGGATGAAGTCATCCAAGCAAATCGTTTTCCTTTAGTTTTAGGGGGAGATCACAGCATTGCTATCGGGACATTAGCCGGTTTAGCGAAGCATACTGAAAACTTAGGAGTAATATGGTATGATGCACATGGAGATTTAAATACTGCCGAAACATCACCATCAGGAAACATACATGGTATGTCCTTAGCAGTAAGTTTGGGCCTTGGCCACCCTGCACTGACTAAAATTGGCGGATATTCTCCAAAAGTCAAACCAGAGAATATTGTCATCATTGGTGCCCGTTCTTTAGACCAAGGTGAAAAAGAGTTAATCAGGGAAAAAGGAATTAAAGTCTATACTATGCATGAGATTGATAGAATGGGTATGACAAAAGTGATGGAAGAATCGATTGCCTACCTGAAAGAACGTACGGACCTTGTCCATTTATCACTTGATCTTGATGGTCTTGATCCAGATGATGCACCAGGGGTCGGAACGCCTGTAATGGGAGGCATTAGTTACCGTGAAAGCCATCTTGCCATGGAAATGCTAGCTGAAGCTAATATCATTACATCAGCAGAGTTTGTTGAGATAAACCCAATATTGGACGAGCATAATAAAACGGCTGAAGTTGCTGTCGCATTAATGGGCTCATTGCTTGGGGAAAAATTACTATATGGAGCGGAAGATCATATCTCTCCTGATTTATTGGCTCATGTTAAATAA